In Leopardus geoffroyi isolate Oge1 chromosome D1, O.geoffroyi_Oge1_pat1.0, whole genome shotgun sequence, a single window of DNA contains:
- the LOC123602524 gene encoding olfactory receptor 52H1-like: MYNLSSDHTGDFTLLGVPGLGQYHVWISIPFCFIYLAAIVGNSILVYLIAVEHSLHAPMFFFLSMLAMTDLILSTTCVPKTLTIFWLGPQKISFPGCLTQLFFLHYSFVLDSAILLAMAFDRYVAICSPLRYTTILTPRTIIKIAVGISFRSFCIILPVVFLLTRLPFCRTRIIPHTYCEHIGVARLACADISVNIWYGFGVPIMTVISDVILIAVSYSLILRAVFRLPSRDARHKALGTCGSHVCVILMFYTPAFFSILAHRFGHNVSRTFHILFANLYIVIPPALNPIVYGVKTKQIRDKVVLLFSTKATE, from the coding sequence ATGTACAACCTGAGTAGCGACCACACAGGTGACTTCACCCTTTTGGGCGTCCCTGGCCTCGGGCAGTACCACGTCTGGATCAGCATCCCCTTCTGCTTTATCTATCTCGCGGCCATTGTGGGCAATAGTATCCTTGTCTACCTCATTGCTGTGGAACATAGTCTTCATGCACccatgttctttttcctttccatgcTGGCCATGACAGATCTGATACTGTCTACCACTTGTGTCCCCAAAACGCTTACCATCTTCTGGCTTGGTCCCCAGAAAATCAGTTTTCCTGGTTGTCTGACCCAGTTATTCTTTCTGCACTACAGCTTTGTGCTGGACTCGGCTATACTGTTGGCCATGGCATTCGACCGCTACGTGGCCATCTGCTCTCCCCTGAGGTACACCACTATTCTGACTCCCAGGACCATCATCAAGATTGCAGTGGGCATCTCCTTTCGAAGCTTCTGCATTATCCTGCCAGTTGTATTCTTGCTCACACGCCTGCCTTTCTGCAGGACACGCATCATACCGCACACATACTGTGAGCACATAGGTGTTGCCCGGCTCGCCTGTGCTGACATCTCCGTCAACATCTGGTATGGCTTTGGTGTCCCCATCATGACGGTCATCTCAGATGTGATTCTCATTGCCGTTTCTTACAGCCTCATCCTCCGTGCCGTCTTCCGCCTCCCCTCCCGGGATGCCCGCCACAAAGCCCTTGGCACGTGTGGTTCCCATGTCTGTGTCATCCTCATGTTTTATACACCCGCCTTTTTCTCCATCCTTGCGCATCGCTTTGGGCACAATGTCTCCCGCACTTTCCACATCCTGTTTGCCAACCTCTACATAGTTATTCCCCCTGCACTCAACCCCATTGTCTATGGAGTGAAAACCAAGCAGATCCGAGATAAGGTCGTACTTTTGTTTTCCACCAAGGCTACGGAATGA